A window from Zingiber officinale cultivar Zhangliang chromosome 7A, Zo_v1.1, whole genome shotgun sequence encodes these proteins:
- the LOC122002703 gene encoding 30S ribosomal protein S9, mitochondrial-like has protein sequence MLSRSASLRQPLRFLTLTAVASFRPRCIPSPPLPPPLFPPSNSAFFQYSKAFSSGRRDDGGDWKLTPEEDEGGFVFPDEGDLAGISDDAPGPSGTEAINDGAGITDQWGKGSRTVDKGDIFDGLDGETLANEDGLGGLGVEEWETAEGYKPWSLVDDDEKSSLFNDGDGGIVDGGVVDLEKSSDEQKQQLEKREKELLDILEGPRHAFGDLTEASGITDDMIDSLIILKDVTGVPGLPPLKEIQEEAIAKMNATSTRTEIERKKQEEIAKSRVRQVDEKGRAYGTGRRKCSVARVWIKPGDGSFIVNDKQFDVYFPILDHRAELLRPFTVTKTLGLWDVNCTVKGGGVSGQVGAIRLGISRALQCWEPGLRPYLKAAGYLTRDPRVVERKKPGKAKARKSFQWVKR, from the exons ATGCTCTCCCGCTCTGCCTCCCTTCGCCAGCCTCTTCGCTTCCTTACTCTCACTGCTGTAGCTTCCTTCCGCCCTCGCTGCATCCCCTCTCCGCCTCTGCCTCCGCCTCTGTTCCCTCCGTCCAATTCTGCTTTCTTTCAATACTCTAAGGCATTCTCTAGCGGGCGTCGCGACGACGGCGGCGACTGGAAATTAACCCCCGAGGAGGACGAGGGCGGTTTCGTTTTCCCGGACGAGGGCGACCTTGCAGGGATTTCTGATGACGCCCCGGGACCCTCTGGAACCGAGGCGATCAACGATGGAGCCGGAATCACGGATCAGTGGGGAAAGGGCTCCAGGACAGTTGATAAAGGGGATATTTTTGATGGCCTCGATGGAGAGACTCTGGCTAACGAGGACGGGCTTGGAGGATTAGGCGTGGAGGAATGGGAGACTGCTGAGGGATACAAGCCATGGTCATTGGTCGACGATGATGAAAAATCGAGCCTGTTCAACGATGGCGATGGAGGGATTGTCGATGGTGGCGTAGTGGATTTAGAAAAGTCGAGCGATGAGCAAAAGCAACAACTTGAGAAGCGAGAGAAAGAGCTATTAGATATTCTGGAAG GTCCAAGACATGCATTTGGAGATCTCACTGAAGCATCAGGGATCACAGATGATATGATTGATAGTTTGATTATATTGAAGGATGTAACGGGTGTTCCAGGGTTGCCTCCTCTTAAGGAAATACAAGAGGAAGCAATTGCAAAGATGAATGCAACATCAACAAGAACTGAAATTGAGCGTAAGAAACAAGAGGAGATTGCAAAATCTAGAGTTCGTCAGGTGGATGAAAAGGGTAGAGCATATGGAACAGGGAGAAGGAAATGCAGCGTAGCTCGTGTATGGATTAAACCTGGTGATGGGTCGTTCATTGTAAATGACAAGCAGTTTGATGTTTATTTTCCCATTCTTGATCACCGAGCAGAACTTCTCAGACCTTTCACTGTCACAAAAACTCTCGGTCTCTGGGACGTAAATTGCACTGTCAAAGGAGGCGGGGTTTCTG GTCAAGTTGGAGCCATCCGCTTGGGAATCAGCAGAGCATTGCAATGTTGGGAACCAGGCCTTCGACCTTACCTAAAAGCTG CTGGTTATTTAACACGTGATCCACGCGTAGTTGAACGAAAGAAGCCTGGTAAAGCTAAAGCAAGGAAGAGCTTTCAATGGGTTAAACGGTAG